A stretch of the Agromyces larvae genome encodes the following:
- a CDS encoding aldo/keto reductase, which produces MTDSTVPRVQLNDGHSIPQLGFGVFKVDPDETRRIVTDALEVGYRHLDTARIYGNEEGVGRAIAESGVPREDLYVTTKLWNDDQGGFDSVSDAFERSLERLGLEYVDLYLIHWPSPARDRYVETWKGFERLRETGRVRSIGVSNFLPHHLERLLAETEVVPAVDQIELHPYHQQPGTAAFAAEHGIAIEAWGPLGQGKYPLLELPEITAAAAAHGKTPAQVVIRWHLQRGHILFPKSNRRARMAENFDVFDFALDEAEMAAITGLEREGRVSAHPDEVD; this is translated from the coding sequence ATGACCGATTCCACCGTTCCCCGCGTGCAGCTCAACGACGGCCACTCCATCCCGCAGCTCGGGTTCGGGGTGTTCAAGGTCGACCCCGACGAGACCCGGCGCATCGTGACCGACGCGCTCGAGGTCGGCTACCGCCATCTCGACACCGCCCGCATCTACGGCAACGAGGAGGGGGTGGGCCGGGCGATCGCCGAATCGGGCGTTCCCCGCGAGGACCTGTACGTCACCACGAAACTCTGGAACGACGACCAGGGCGGATTCGACTCGGTGTCCGACGCGTTCGAGCGCAGCCTCGAGCGGCTGGGGCTCGAGTACGTCGACCTCTACCTGATCCACTGGCCGAGTCCGGCGCGCGACCGCTATGTCGAGACGTGGAAGGGCTTCGAGCGTCTGCGCGAGACCGGTCGCGTGCGTTCGATCGGCGTCTCGAACTTCCTGCCGCACCATCTCGAGCGCCTGCTCGCCGAGACCGAGGTCGTGCCGGCGGTCGACCAGATCGAGCTGCACCCGTACCACCAGCAGCCCGGCACGGCCGCGTTCGCTGCGGAGCACGGCATCGCGATCGAGGCGTGGGGTCCGCTGGGCCAGGGCAAGTACCCGCTGCTCGAACTGCCCGAGATCACCGCGGCCGCTGCCGCGCACGGCAAGACGCCGGCGCAGGTCGTGATCCGGTGGCACCTGCAGCGCGGGCACATCCTGTTCCCGAAGTCGAACCGCCGCGCGCGGATGGCCGAGAACTTCGACGTCTTCGACTTCGCGCTCGACGAGGCCGAGATGGCGGCCATCACCGGGCTCGAGCGGGAGGGTCGCGTGAGCGCGCACCCCGACGAGGTCGACTGA